The following are from one region of the Stigmatella ashevillena genome:
- the topA gene encoding type I DNA topoisomerase, with amino-acid sequence MATRKKKADETGTEAEETAAKKKAPKRPAAKKAAAKKKTASKRKSAASLATVEVSADEEEEATPRGKGPHYLVVVESPAKAKTIKKYLGTGYTVKASVGHVKDLPKSKIGVDVEHDFQPEYQVIKGKEKVLNELKKAAKAVDKVYLATDPDREGEAIAWHIFEELGHKDSYRVLFNEITKKAIQEAIAQPRHLNQESYDSQQTRRILDRLVGYQISPLLWKKIRRGLSAGRVQSVAVRLICEREDEIKAFLPQEYWTLDALLEGASGPPPFKAKLSKIDGKKVELKDRETTDALVAELQGADFTVAKVDRRERRRNAPAPFITSKLQQEAANRLHFTAKKTMTLAQRLYEGIPMGEEGQTALITYMRTDSTRLSDDAVKQVREFIGGQYGGDYLPEEPVAYRSKKNAQDAHEAIRPVSLEYPPERVRPFFDQMGEQDMFRLYELIWNRFVACQMKPAVYDQTSADIAAGRATFRASGSTLKFPGYLRVYGAGLTPEEEAANEKAKAAGDEAAESGEATGELPPLNDGDKLSLQKLLNEQHFTQPPPRFSEATLVKELEERGIGRPSTYAAILSTIQDKKYVEKLEGRFRPTDLGVMTNEMLVKHFPKEMAVAFTADLEEKLDQISEGGASWKAVLHDFYGPFKETLEKAEAEMRDVKREEIKTDIPCEKCGNPLVIKFGKMGHFLACSNYPDCKNTKDFKRDAEGKIVIVEEETTDEKCENCGKPMVIKRGRFGRFLACSGYPDCKTSKPISIGVSCPDCKQGYLTERRSGRGKIFFGCNRYPDCKFAAWDRPLAEACPQCQSPYLLQKFSKRDGVYVACPNKECDYRREVQQPADASAPSAA; translated from the coding sequence ATGGCCACGCGGAAGAAGAAGGCGGACGAGACAGGCACGGAGGCCGAGGAGACGGCGGCCAAGAAGAAGGCGCCCAAGCGTCCTGCGGCCAAGAAGGCGGCCGCCAAGAAGAAGACGGCCTCCAAGCGCAAGAGCGCGGCCTCGCTGGCCACGGTGGAGGTGTCGGCCGACGAGGAAGAGGAGGCCACGCCGCGTGGCAAGGGGCCCCACTACCTGGTGGTGGTGGAGTCGCCCGCCAAGGCGAAGACCATTAAGAAGTACCTGGGCACGGGCTACACGGTGAAGGCCTCCGTGGGCCACGTGAAGGACTTGCCCAAGAGCAAGATCGGCGTGGATGTGGAGCACGACTTCCAGCCCGAGTACCAGGTCATCAAGGGCAAGGAGAAGGTCCTCAACGAGCTGAAGAAGGCCGCCAAGGCCGTGGACAAGGTCTACCTGGCCACGGACCCGGATCGCGAGGGCGAGGCCATCGCCTGGCACATCTTCGAGGAGTTGGGCCACAAGGATTCCTACCGGGTGCTCTTCAACGAGATCACCAAGAAGGCCATCCAGGAAGCCATCGCCCAGCCCCGCCACCTCAACCAGGAGAGCTACGACTCGCAGCAGACGCGGCGCATCCTGGACCGGCTGGTCGGCTATCAAATCTCGCCGCTGCTCTGGAAGAAGATCCGCCGGGGCCTGTCCGCCGGCCGGGTGCAGTCCGTGGCGGTGCGCCTCATCTGTGAGCGCGAGGATGAGATCAAAGCCTTCCTGCCCCAGGAGTACTGGACGCTGGATGCGCTGCTGGAGGGGGCCTCGGGTCCGCCGCCCTTCAAGGCCAAGCTGTCGAAGATCGACGGCAAGAAGGTGGAGCTGAAGGACCGCGAGACCACCGATGCGCTGGTGGCGGAGCTCCAGGGGGCCGACTTCACCGTCGCCAAGGTCGACCGCCGCGAGCGCCGCCGCAACGCGCCCGCGCCGTTCATCACCTCCAAGCTCCAGCAGGAGGCGGCCAACCGGCTGCACTTCACCGCCAAGAAGACGATGACGCTCGCCCAGCGCCTCTACGAGGGCATTCCCATGGGCGAGGAGGGCCAGACGGCGCTCATCACGTACATGCGCACGGACTCCACGCGCCTGTCGGACGACGCGGTGAAGCAGGTGCGCGAGTTCATTGGCGGCCAGTACGGCGGGGACTACCTGCCGGAGGAGCCGGTGGCCTACCGCAGCAAGAAGAACGCCCAGGACGCGCACGAGGCCATCCGGCCCGTGTCCCTGGAGTACCCGCCGGAGCGGGTGCGCCCCTTCTTCGACCAGATGGGCGAGCAGGACATGTTCCGGCTCTACGAGCTCATCTGGAACCGCTTCGTGGCCTGCCAGATGAAGCCGGCCGTGTATGACCAGACGAGCGCGGACATCGCCGCGGGGCGGGCCACCTTCCGGGCCTCGGGCTCCACGCTGAAGTTCCCCGGCTACCTCCGGGTGTACGGCGCCGGCTTGACGCCCGAGGAAGAGGCGGCCAACGAGAAGGCCAAGGCCGCGGGGGACGAGGCCGCCGAATCGGGAGAGGCCACCGGCGAGCTGCCCCCGCTCAACGATGGGGACAAGCTGAGCCTGCAGAAGCTGCTGAACGAGCAGCACTTCACCCAGCCGCCGCCGCGCTTCTCCGAAGCCACGCTGGTGAAGGAGCTGGAGGAGCGGGGCATTGGCCGTCCCTCCACCTACGCCGCCATTCTCTCCACCATCCAGGACAAGAAGTACGTGGAGAAGCTGGAGGGGCGCTTCCGGCCCACGGACCTGGGGGTGATGACCAACGAGATGCTGGTCAAGCACTTCCCCAAGGAGATGGCCGTCGCCTTCACCGCGGACCTCGAGGAGAAGCTGGATCAGATCTCCGAGGGCGGGGCCAGCTGGAAGGCCGTGCTCCACGACTTCTACGGGCCCTTCAAGGAGACGCTCGAGAAGGCCGAAGCGGAGATGCGGGACGTCAAGCGCGAGGAGATCAAAACCGACATCCCTTGCGAGAAGTGCGGCAACCCGCTGGTCATCAAGTTCGGGAAGATGGGCCACTTCCTGGCCTGCTCCAACTATCCCGATTGCAAGAACACCAAGGACTTCAAGCGGGACGCGGAAGGCAAGATTGTCATCGTGGAGGAGGAGACCACGGACGAGAAGTGCGAGAACTGCGGCAAGCCCATGGTCATCAAGCGGGGCCGCTTCGGGCGCTTCCTGGCGTGCTCGGGTTATCCGGACTGCAAGACGTCCAAGCCCATCTCCATCGGTGTGAGCTGTCCGGACTGCAAGCAGGGCTACCTCACCGAGCGCCGCAGCGGACGGGGGAAGATCTTCTTCGGCTGTAATCGCTACCCGGACTGCAAGTTCGCCGCCTGGGACCGGCCGCTGGCGGAGGCCTGTCCTCAATGCCAGTCGCCCTACCTGCTGCAGAAGTTCTCCAAGCGGGATGGCGTCTACGTGGCGTGCCCCAACAAGGAGTGCGACTACCGGCGCGAGGTCCAGCAGCCGGCCGATGCAAGCGCTCCCTCTGCTGCCTGA
- a CDS encoding DNA-processing protein DprA: MAHTLSHILSADQCATLALWSVPGLGPKTLEALRAFADGRLGGLASRPVREWLAQAPVSGPVRQRLASGEELPLVAERTLARCAASGMEVAFSGERTYPERLVGTPDAPPLLFYKGHVGPPRRRVAMVGSRHPEQGFLPFARDFAKQVAEGGVGVVSGAAMGVDRACHWGALDAGGETWAFLGSALDELDPPQARLLPHFLERGGVFFSELPPGVRASRSTFPRRNRLIAGASDAVLVLRAGTDSGALYTAVAGEALRRPVLALPGDVRNEAAAGCNELIRQGRARACLSVKDVWDFVGARPVLAVPPGVGEGWEVLSAEAKGAYEVLDRVPRTFEEVLAVVRLSPAALTSALVELELSGLLIQHPGRLFERI, encoded by the coding sequence ATGGCACACACCTTGTCGCACATTCTATCGGCAGACCAATGCGCCACGCTGGCGCTCTGGTCGGTCCCGGGCCTGGGCCCGAAGACCCTGGAGGCCTTGCGCGCCTTCGCCGATGGGCGGCTGGGGGGTTTGGCGTCCCGGCCGGTGCGTGAATGGCTGGCCCAGGCGCCTGTCTCCGGTCCCGTGCGGCAGCGGCTGGCGTCGGGGGAGGAGCTTCCCCTCGTGGCCGAGCGCACCCTGGCGCGTTGCGCGGCCAGCGGGATGGAGGTGGCCTTCTCGGGCGAGCGGACCTATCCCGAGCGCCTCGTGGGCACGCCAGACGCCCCCCCCCTGTTGTTCTACAAGGGCCACGTGGGGCCTCCGCGGCGCCGGGTGGCCATGGTGGGCAGCCGGCACCCAGAGCAGGGCTTCCTTCCCTTTGCCCGGGACTTCGCGAAGCAAGTGGCCGAAGGGGGCGTGGGCGTGGTGTCGGGGGCCGCCATGGGGGTGGACCGTGCGTGCCATTGGGGCGCCTTGGATGCCGGGGGAGAAACCTGGGCCTTCCTGGGTTCGGCGCTGGACGAGCTGGACCCACCCCAAGCCCGCCTGCTCCCTCACTTTTTAGAGCGGGGAGGCGTGTTCTTCAGCGAGCTGCCCCCCGGCGTCCGAGCAAGCAGGTCCACCTTTCCTCGGCGCAACCGTCTCATCGCTGGCGCGTCGGATGCGGTGTTGGTGCTGCGGGCAGGGACGGACTCCGGGGCGCTGTACACCGCGGTGGCCGGGGAGGCCTTGAGGCGTCCCGTTCTGGCCCTGCCGGGAGATGTTCGCAACGAGGCCGCGGCGGGGTGCAACGAACTGATTCGGCAGGGGCGGGCGCGGGCGTGCCTCTCGGTGAAGGACGTCTGGGATTTCGTGGGGGCTCGCCCTGTGCTGGCGGTCCCCCCCGGGGTGGGAGAGGGGTGGGAGGTGCTCTCCGCGGAAGCGAAGGGGGCCTATGAGGTGTTGGATCGGGTCCCCCGCACATTTGAAGAAGTGCTGGCTGTTGTCCGGCTTTCACCCGCGGCGCTCACGAGCGCGCTGGTGGAACTGGAGTTGTCTGGGTTGCTGATCCAGCACCCGGGCAGGTTGTTCGAGAGGATTTAA
- a CDS encoding DUF1795 domain-containing protein → MSSRTMQHGNLRMSLPEGWSDATQIVAVGPMEKGFRSSLAVSSEPSAPRESLERHAARVLPMLHKVTEQFQLVSEGPATFGTQSGFLREYTHVARGVKLAQLQFYVMSGGLVHTFTYTQLAERMAMSRPTAEKLFASVLLGNAPVATPMSPRVRPKGVHFRFMRSIAA, encoded by the coding sequence ATGAGCTCGCGAACGATGCAGCACGGCAACCTGCGGATGTCACTGCCGGAGGGCTGGTCGGACGCGACGCAGATTGTCGCGGTGGGACCGATGGAGAAGGGGTTCCGCAGCAGCCTGGCGGTGTCCTCCGAGCCGTCGGCCCCGCGCGAGTCGCTGGAGCGGCACGCGGCGCGGGTGCTGCCGATGCTGCACAAGGTGACGGAGCAGTTCCAGTTGGTGTCCGAGGGGCCGGCCACCTTCGGCACGCAGAGCGGCTTTTTGCGTGAGTACACGCACGTGGCGCGGGGCGTGAAGCTGGCGCAGCTCCAGTTCTACGTGATGAGCGGCGGCCTGGTGCACACGTTCACGTATACGCAGTTGGCCGAGCGCATGGCGATGAGCCGTCCCACGGCGGAGAAGCTCTTCGCCTCGGTGCTCCTGGGCAATGCGCCGGTGGCGACGCCGATGTCCCCGCGCGTCCGCCCCAAGGGCGTGCACTTCCGGTTCATGCGCAGCATCGCCGCGTGA
- a CDS encoding ExbD/TolR family protein translates to MAFYFSRRKLKPREEEEAGELNIIPYLDILMNLIIFMLLSITGLASFGILNVSAPSYGGPSAGVQQDTGDQPKLTLSVLISRKGYFVNSENTILGDGKAPTIPLKADGSYDFAALGANMLEIKKAFPSETKVIIAADADVQYDTLIQTMDTCREMPGSPRRLLFPDVTLAGF, encoded by the coding sequence ATGGCATTCTACTTCTCTCGGCGGAAGCTGAAGCCTCGTGAGGAAGAGGAGGCGGGGGAACTGAACATCATCCCCTACCTCGACATCCTCATGAACCTCATCATCTTCATGCTGCTGTCCATCACCGGGCTGGCCTCGTTCGGCATCTTGAACGTGAGCGCGCCCAGCTACGGCGGCCCGTCCGCGGGCGTGCAGCAGGACACGGGCGATCAGCCCAAGCTGACGCTCAGCGTGCTCATCTCGCGCAAGGGCTACTTCGTCAACAGCGAGAACACCATCCTCGGGGATGGCAAGGCGCCCACCATCCCCCTCAAGGCGGATGGGAGCTACGACTTCGCGGCGCTCGGCGCCAACATGCTGGAGATCAAAAAGGCCTTCCCCTCCGAGACGAAGGTCATCATCGCGGCGGATGCGGACGTGCAGTACGACACGCTCATCCAGACGATGGACACCTGCCGGGAGATGCCGGGCTCCCCCCGGCGGCTCTTGTTCCCGGACGTCACGCTGGCGGGGTTCTGA
- a CDS encoding TraR/DksA family transcriptional regulator, protein MTRVNELLKIRQLLQRRRREILTVSLGTHRELDALKEQEKDPEYEEGAQSELADYTLSSLVEAQRREIMLIDAALRRMDESVFGECVDCGIEIPLDRLEAMPFAIRCEEDATSHELETRGGRMATPSL, encoded by the coding sequence ATGACCCGAGTCAACGAACTTCTGAAAATCCGACAACTCCTTCAGCGCCGCCGCCGGGAAATCCTCACCGTGAGCCTGGGGACCCACCGGGAGCTGGATGCCCTCAAGGAGCAGGAAAAGGACCCTGAATACGAGGAGGGTGCGCAGTCCGAGCTTGCCGACTACACGCTCTCCAGCCTGGTGGAGGCCCAGCGCCGGGAGATCATGCTCATCGACGCCGCGCTGCGGCGCATGGATGAGAGCGTCTTCGGGGAGTGCGTGGACTGCGGCATCGAGATTCCCCTCGATCGCCTGGAGGCCATGCCCTTCGCCATCCGCTGCGAGGAGGATGCGACCAGCCATGAACTGGAGACACGCGGCGGGCGCATGGCCACCCCGTCCCTGTAG
- a CDS encoding MotA/TolQ/ExbB proton channel family protein, whose product MILMMSELLDGVLLAATPEGGKLGVVDSVVKFFKDGGPFMFVNLFWFACSLAVAAERFFTLMFRYNLHAPPFMEQISKLVMTGNVDRAVKLCSAAPNAPLAKVIRAGLTRANRGEIEVAKAVEEALVEHTPHVGARIPWLWSLANIATLVGLVGTIFGLIGTFQALGNVPAEQKQQLLSDGISKAMNNTAFALSIAVLCIIFHLILTSYSKGMVESVELNALRLENLLSRRNAGEAGDADTRAA is encoded by the coding sequence ATGATCCTCATGATGAGCGAACTGCTGGACGGAGTGTTGCTGGCCGCCACTCCCGAGGGCGGCAAGCTGGGTGTGGTGGACTCCGTCGTGAAGTTCTTCAAGGACGGCGGTCCCTTCATGTTCGTGAACCTGTTCTGGTTCGCCTGCTCGTTGGCGGTGGCGGCCGAGCGCTTCTTCACGCTGATGTTCCGCTACAACCTCCATGCCCCGCCCTTCATGGAGCAGATCTCCAAGCTCGTCATGACGGGCAACGTGGACCGCGCGGTGAAGCTGTGCAGCGCGGCGCCCAACGCGCCCCTGGCCAAGGTGATCCGCGCCGGCCTCACCCGCGCCAACCGCGGCGAAATCGAAGTGGCCAAGGCCGTGGAAGAGGCCCTCGTCGAGCACACCCCGCACGTGGGCGCCCGCATCCCCTGGCTCTGGTCGCTGGCGAACATCGCCACCCTCGTCGGGCTGGTGGGCACCATCTTCGGCCTCATCGGCACCTTCCAGGCGCTCGGCAACGTGCCGGCGGAGCAGAAGCAGCAGCTCTTGTCGGACGGTATCTCCAAGGCCATGAACAACACGGCCTTCGCGCTCTCCATCGCCGTGCTCTGCATCATCTTCCACCTCATCCTCACCTCGTACTCGAAGGGCATGGTGGAGAGCGTGGAGCTCAATGCGCTGCGGCTGGAGAACCTGCTGTCGCGCCGCAACGCCGGTGAGGCGGGCGACGCGGATACCCGGGCCGCCTGA
- a CDS encoding gliding motility protein — MRFRRLVMLGVLVALCGVGCKREEANGGSGAAAPSRSKGALVGGMGTLLAPGRAADLRVSPNGQFLTYLMEAKKPRLDGIPPQMVLGELYLVPVAGGTPRKVGEGVTNAPGGLLFTPEPGHVLFLGGYNPAIQAGALYAQSLTDPTAEPVKLGESVTYMLPSPDGQRVAFVDGGVLKMGPLPKGPFQDVGGEVSTAQFTPDGQVLLFKRKLVAAGGLAAVRVAQAAEAPRKLGDYAGDYEVSKDGRYVAWQVRSEAVRGMYDLFIADVADLKPRQVATGTKAFGFSPDSRWLARTENGKPEQLGDLFVGPANGSAGRKVGERVEEFAFAPDSQSLGFLERYDPSARAGLMSVVQLPDGTTKQVGNRVPNFTWGSEGKYVAFLSRFLKPVYSVDLMIYPVGAEAAEKVHPGVFGYGFTPGDHEIVFRTNCIREGRACDFKAQALPKTQPEPATWLQGIFSYKLSTDGQRVLVSYARMDSDAYDVAVYDVKTQARKTLEQRVQIPAYFAGEGDSRVVFLVQQGSAPGVYVAPAQP; from the coding sequence ATGCGGTTTCGTCGTCTCGTCATGTTGGGCGTGCTGGTGGCGCTCTGCGGTGTGGGGTGCAAGCGCGAGGAGGCCAACGGCGGCAGTGGCGCTGCTGCCCCGAGCCGGAGCAAGGGCGCGCTGGTGGGCGGGATGGGGACGCTGCTGGCCCCCGGGCGGGCGGCGGATCTGCGTGTGAGCCCGAACGGGCAGTTCCTCACCTACCTGATGGAGGCGAAGAAGCCCCGGCTCGACGGGATTCCCCCGCAGATGGTGCTGGGGGAGCTGTACCTCGTTCCGGTAGCGGGGGGCACGCCGCGCAAGGTGGGGGAGGGCGTCACCAATGCGCCGGGCGGCCTGCTCTTCACGCCGGAGCCGGGCCACGTGCTGTTCCTGGGCGGCTACAACCCGGCCATCCAGGCGGGCGCGCTGTACGCGCAGTCCCTGACGGATCCCACCGCCGAGCCGGTGAAGCTGGGCGAGAGCGTGACGTACATGCTGCCGAGCCCGGATGGACAGCGGGTGGCCTTCGTGGACGGCGGGGTGCTGAAGATGGGGCCTTTGCCGAAGGGGCCCTTCCAGGACGTGGGCGGCGAGGTGTCCACCGCCCAGTTCACCCCGGATGGCCAGGTGCTGCTTTTCAAGCGCAAGCTGGTGGCCGCGGGCGGACTGGCGGCGGTGCGGGTGGCCCAGGCCGCGGAGGCCCCGCGCAAGCTGGGGGACTACGCCGGCGACTACGAGGTGTCCAAGGACGGCCGCTACGTGGCGTGGCAGGTGCGCAGCGAGGCCGTGCGCGGCATGTACGATTTGTTCATCGCGGACGTGGCGGACCTGAAGCCCCGGCAGGTGGCCACGGGGACGAAGGCGTTCGGTTTCTCGCCGGACAGCCGGTGGCTGGCGCGCACGGAGAACGGCAAGCCCGAGCAGCTGGGAGATCTGTTCGTGGGCCCCGCGAATGGGAGCGCCGGGCGCAAGGTGGGAGAGCGGGTGGAGGAGTTCGCCTTCGCGCCGGACTCCCAGTCCCTGGGCTTCCTGGAGCGGTATGACCCTTCGGCGCGCGCGGGGCTGATGAGCGTGGTGCAACTGCCGGATGGGACGACGAAGCAGGTGGGCAACCGCGTCCCCAACTTCACCTGGGGCTCGGAGGGCAAGTACGTGGCGTTCCTCTCCCGCTTCCTCAAGCCCGTCTACTCGGTGGACCTGATGATCTACCCGGTGGGGGCGGAGGCAGCGGAGAAGGTGCACCCGGGCGTCTTCGGCTACGGCTTCACGCCGGGGGACCATGAGATCGTCTTCCGGACGAACTGCATCCGGGAGGGCCGCGCGTGCGATTTCAAGGCGCAGGCGCTTCCGAAGACGCAGCCGGAGCCCGCCACGTGGCTTCAAGGCATCTTCAGCTACAAGCTGTCCACGGATGGCCAGCGCGTCCTCGTCTCCTACGCGCGCATGGATTCAGACGCCTACGACGTGGCCGTCTACGACGTGAAGACGCAGGCCCGGAAGACGCTCGAGCAGCGGGTGCAGATCCCCGCGTACTTCGCAGGGGAGGGAGACTCGCGGGTCGTCTTCCTCGTCCAACAGGGCTCGGCTCCCGGCGTGTACGTCGCTCCCGCCCAGCCATAA
- the trmFO gene encoding methylenetetrahydrofolate--tRNA-(uracil(54)-C(5))-methyltransferase (FADH(2)-oxidizing) TrmFO, whose amino-acid sequence MPEAKPRVTVIGGGLAGSECAWQLARRGVAVTLREMKPQKRSPAHKSDQLAELVCSNSFRSDNPESAIGLLHAELRAVDSLILGRADTYRVPAGDALAVDREQFSGAVTQAVREHPLVEVVGGEVETLPDGVVVVATGPLTSDALTRELERYVGQKLYFYDSIAPIVSGDSIDLEIAFRQSRYGKGDGDDYLNLPMNREEYYRFIAEVKAGQKLTPHSFEEPKYFEGCLPIEVMAERGDETLAFGPMKPVGLMDPRTGQAPYAVVQLRMEDRAGTAWNMVGFQTRLTWGEQKRIFTTCIPGLKDAEFLRMGQIHRNTFIDSPRLLEKDLSLKAERRLFFAGQITGVEGYVESSACGYLAALAVHARLQGHEFVPPPATTSLGSLYRHVTGEAHPPDYPHQPSNIIFGLFPPLPGRVKKADKRARYAARAQEDLLAWLPTVAVAQSLQQRSA is encoded by the coding sequence ATGCCGGAAGCGAAGCCGCGCGTGACAGTGATTGGTGGAGGGCTGGCGGGCAGTGAGTGCGCCTGGCAGCTCGCACGGCGAGGGGTGGCCGTGACGCTCCGGGAGATGAAGCCGCAGAAGCGCTCGCCGGCCCACAAGTCGGATCAGCTCGCCGAGCTGGTGTGCTCCAACTCCTTCCGCTCGGACAATCCCGAGAGCGCGATCGGGTTGCTGCACGCGGAGCTGCGCGCGGTGGACTCGCTCATCCTGGGCCGGGCGGACACCTACCGGGTGCCCGCCGGGGATGCGCTCGCGGTGGACCGGGAGCAGTTCTCCGGCGCGGTGACGCAGGCGGTGCGCGAGCACCCGCTGGTGGAGGTGGTGGGCGGCGAGGTGGAGACGTTGCCGGACGGGGTGGTGGTGGTGGCCACGGGCCCGCTCACCTCGGATGCGCTCACCCGGGAGCTGGAGCGGTACGTGGGGCAAAAGCTCTACTTCTATGACTCCATCGCGCCCATCGTCTCCGGGGACTCCATTGATCTGGAGATCGCCTTCCGGCAGAGCCGCTACGGCAAGGGTGATGGCGACGACTACCTCAACCTGCCGATGAACCGCGAGGAGTACTACCGCTTCATCGCCGAGGTGAAGGCGGGCCAGAAGCTCACGCCGCACAGCTTCGAGGAACCGAAATACTTCGAAGGCTGTCTACCGATCGAAGTGATGGCGGAGCGTGGCGACGAGACCCTGGCATTTGGACCCATGAAGCCCGTGGGGCTGATGGACCCGCGCACCGGTCAGGCGCCCTACGCGGTGGTGCAACTGCGCATGGAGGACCGGGCGGGCACGGCGTGGAACATGGTGGGCTTCCAGACGCGGCTGACGTGGGGCGAGCAGAAGCGCATCTTCACCACCTGCATCCCCGGGTTGAAGGACGCGGAGTTCCTGCGCATGGGGCAGATCCACCGCAACACGTTCATCGACTCGCCGCGCCTGCTGGAGAAGGACTTGTCGCTGAAGGCGGAGCGGCGGCTGTTCTTCGCGGGACAGATTACCGGCGTGGAAGGCTACGTGGAGTCCTCGGCGTGCGGCTACCTGGCGGCGCTGGCGGTGCATGCGCGGCTGCAAGGGCACGAGTTCGTCCCGCCGCCGGCCACCACGTCCTTGGGCTCGCTGTACCGGCACGTGACGGGAGAGGCGCACCCGCCGGACTACCCGCACCAGCCGTCGAACATCATCTTCGGCCTGTTCCCGCCGCTGCCTGGGCGGGTGAAGAAGGCGGACAAGCGGGCGCGGTACGCGGCGCGGGCCCAGGAGGATCTGCTCGCGTGGTTGCCCACCGTGGCGGTTGCCCAGTCTCTGCAGCAGAGGAGCGCGTGA
- a CDS encoding ExbD/TolR family protein, with translation MRFRKAMARKKRKEREAAGEIKELNITAMMDMMTILLVFLLKSFASSSAAVTASEDVRPPISTTRATPKDTVAITITPKNILVGDKEAVRLVEGQVPAEQLQGRLVVGLDTQLKKEVEKLKFIAERNPAAPFSKEVSIIGDKKIPYDMLLTILYTAGQNELENYRFVVLMKEGEE, from the coding sequence ATGCGCTTCCGCAAGGCGATGGCCCGCAAGAAGCGCAAGGAGCGCGAGGCCGCCGGCGAAATCAAAGAGCTGAACATCACCGCGATGATGGACATGATGACCATCCTCCTGGTGTTTCTGCTCAAGTCCTTCGCCTCATCGTCCGCGGCGGTCACCGCCTCGGAAGATGTGCGGCCCCCCATCTCCACCACCCGCGCCACGCCCAAGGACACGGTGGCCATCACCATCACCCCCAAGAACATCTTGGTGGGGGACAAGGAGGCGGTCCGGTTGGTGGAGGGGCAGGTGCCCGCGGAGCAGCTCCAGGGACGGCTCGTGGTGGGGTTGGATACCCAGCTCAAGAAGGAAGTGGAGAAGCTGAAGTTCATCGCCGAGCGCAACCCGGCGGCTCCCTTCAGCAAGGAGGTGTCCATCATCGGGGACAAGAAGATCCCCTATGACATGCTGCTCACCATCCTCTACACCGCCGGTCAGAACGAGCTGGAGAACTACCGGTTCGTGGTCCTCATGAAAGAGGGCGAGGAGTAG